Proteins encoded by one window of Halobacteriovoraceae bacterium:
- a CDS encoding DUF839 domain-containing protein — translation MERRDFLKFLGFTGLAAQIVPNRLLALNEHHYDFQITPSFDDDLLLGKSLKYNIIAKWGDQINSSGDTFGFNNDYTAFIPFESNNPKDGLLWVNHESTHPLFVSGYNFKGKKTKEQVDKERYSVGGSIIRIKQDDTGTWNLVKDDKYNRRIHGGTKIPFSKGISPTEQTYAIGTFANCGGGVTPWNTILTCEENYHDFYGEIDFSKRKEGIKIQEKEKWAFNWDDVYDESPLNYGWVVEVNPFDGKTQKHMALGRFGHESATVVEAKNGNVVVYMGDDKVDQCIYKFISHNKNDLSEGTLYVANLKKGKWIPLEYKEHKSLQKQFSDQREILTFTRQASALVGGTPCDRPEDIEVHPVTKSVFIALTGNPQKNNPYGSILKIDEKNADPLSLEFTHETFLMGGKSVGVSSPDNMAFDKKNNLWLTVDISTAKLGKGLWESFGNNGLFFIPTSGPQKGKAIQVGSAPKHAELTGPSFSSDGKTLFLSVQHPGEITRDINHPTSKWPFDGSNIPKPAVVAIQGGPLGRILT, via the coding sequence ATGGAAAGACGTGATTTTTTAAAATTTCTAGGTTTCACTGGACTCGCAGCGCAAATAGTACCCAATCGTTTACTGGCCTTAAATGAACATCATTACGATTTTCAAATCACTCCAAGCTTCGATGACGACTTGTTATTAGGAAAATCACTTAAATATAATATTATTGCTAAATGGGGTGACCAAATCAATTCATCTGGTGATACATTTGGCTTTAATAATGATTATACGGCCTTCATTCCATTTGAATCAAATAACCCAAAAGATGGATTACTTTGGGTAAACCACGAGTCAACACATCCATTATTCGTAAGTGGATACAATTTCAAAGGAAAGAAAACCAAAGAGCAAGTTGATAAGGAAAGATATAGTGTTGGAGGAAGTATCATTAGAATAAAACAAGATGATACTGGAACCTGGAATTTAGTTAAAGATGATAAATACAATCGCAGAATTCATGGAGGAACAAAAATTCCCTTTTCCAAAGGAATTTCACCAACAGAACAAACATATGCAATTGGAACATTTGCAAACTGTGGAGGCGGAGTAACTCCGTGGAACACTATTTTAACCTGTGAAGAAAACTATCATGATTTTTATGGTGAAATTGATTTTTCTAAAAGAAAAGAAGGGATAAAAATTCAAGAAAAGGAGAAATGGGCATTTAATTGGGATGATGTCTATGATGAATCTCCTTTAAATTATGGATGGGTCGTGGAGGTAAATCCATTTGATGGAAAGACACAAAAGCATATGGCGTTAGGCCGTTTTGGACACGAAAGTGCTACGGTTGTTGAGGCAAAAAATGGTAACGTCGTTGTTTATATGGGTGATGATAAAGTAGACCAATGTATTTACAAATTTATTTCACATAATAAAAATGATTTGTCAGAAGGAACGCTTTATGTGGCCAATTTGAAAAAGGGCAAATGGATTCCTTTAGAATATAAAGAACATAAAAGTTTGCAAAAACAATTCAGTGATCAACGTGAAATTCTCACCTTCACAAGACAGGCCTCTGCGCTCGTAGGGGGAACTCCTTGTGACAGACCTGAAGATATTGAAGTACATCCAGTGACAAAAAGTGTATTCATTGCTCTTACCGGAAATCCCCAAAAAAATAATCCTTATGGTAGCATACTCAAAATTGATGAAAAAAATGCTGACCCATTATCTTTAGAGTTTACGCATGAAACTTTTCTTATGGGTGGTAAAAGTGTAGGAGTATCTTCTCCTGACAATATGGCCTTCGATAAAAAAAATAATCTCTGGTTAACGGTTGATATTTCTACGGCCAAACTTGGAAAAGGTCTATGGGAGAGCTTTGGAAACAATGGCCTATTTTTTATTCCAACTTCTGGCCCTCAAAAAGGGAAAGCAATTCAAGTCGGATCGGCGCCGAAGCATGCTGAATTAACAGGGCCTTCATTTAGTTCTGACGGAAAGACCTTATTTCTATCAGTTCAACATCCAGGAGAAATAACTAGAGATATAAATCATCCTACCAGCAAATGGCCATTTGATGGATCAAATATCCCTAAACCGGCCGTTGTTGCTATTCAAGGTGGCCCATTAGGGAGAATCCTGACCTAA